A section of the Sander vitreus isolate 19-12246 chromosome 19, sanVit1, whole genome shotgun sequence genome encodes:
- the rpl34 gene encoding large ribosomal subunit protein eL34, whose amino-acid sequence MVQRLTYRRRLSYNTASNKTRLSRTPGNRIVYLYTKKVGKAPKSACGICPGRLRGIRAVRPQVLMRLSKTKKHVSRAYGGSMCAKCVRDRIKRAFLIEEQKIVVKVLKAQAQSQKSK is encoded by the exons ATGGTGCAACGCCTGACTTACCGCCGTAGGTTGTCCTACAACACCGCCTCCAACAAAACCAGACT GTCCCGGACGCCCGGTAACCGTATTGTGTACCTGTACACCAAGAAGGTCGGCAAAGCCCCCAAGTCAGCATGTGGCATCTGCCCAGGAAGACTGCGTGGA ATCAGGGCTGTTAGACCTCAGGTTCTGATGAGGCTCTCCAAAACCAAGAAGCACGTCAGCAGGGCCTACGGAGGCTCCATGTGCGCCAAGTGTGTGCGTGACAG GATCAAGCGTGCTTTCCTGATTGAGGAGCAAAAGATCGTCGTCAAGGTGCTCAAGGCACAGGCACAGAGCCAGAAAtctaagtaa
- the ostc gene encoding oligosaccharyltransferase complex subunit ostc — METLYSMPFAVLECPNVKLKKPSWLHMPSAMTVYAVVIVSYFLITGGIIYDVIVEPPSVGSMTDEHGHQRPVAFLAYRVNGQYIMEGLASSFLFTMGGLGFIILDRSNAPNIPKLNRFLLLFIGFVSVLLSFFMARVFMRMKLPGYLMG; from the exons ATGGAGACATTATACAGTATGCCGTTTGCAGTGCTGGAATGCCCAAATGTTAAACTGAAGAAACCGTCGTGGCTGCATATGCCGTCGGCTATGACTGTGTATGCGGTCGTTATCGTGTCCTACTTTCTCATCACAGGAG GTATCATCTACGATGTGATTGTAGAGCCACCCAGTGTAGGTTCAATGACTGATGAGCATGGACACCAGCGGCCAGTGGCCTTTTTGGCATACAG agtaAATGGGCAGTACATTATGGAAGGACTGGCTTCCAGTTTCCTCTTCACAATGGGAGGCCTGGGCTTTATAATCCTGGACCGCTCCAATGCACCAAACATTCCCAAACTAAACCGCTTCCTGTTGCTCTTCATCGGTTTTGTCAGCGTTCTCCTCAGCTTTTTCATGGCCAGAGTGTTCATGCGCATGAAGCTGCC AGGATACCTCATGGGctaa